From one Alphaproteobacteria bacterium genomic stretch:
- a CDS encoding DUF4167 domain-containing protein, translating into MRPNSNNNRRARGRGGRKSGNSRNQTYDSNGPGARVRGNPSQIYEKYQQLARDAGSAGDRVGAENYLQHAEHYYRLMAAAAAKNEQRSGSDDGAREDSSRDDSSRDDSSRNDPPRESSRDSNRDSGNGHGSFVENLQAEDTDTDGDGAGAASKGEKADDAGSRSNGRKRRSRRSNGRTAAANGNADSDGNVADDSASKSDDTDGNDDGETVTA; encoded by the coding sequence ATGCGACCAAACTCGAATAACAACAGGCGGGCACGGGGCCGCGGCGGACGCAAGTCCGGCAATTCCCGGAACCAGACATATGACAGCAACGGCCCCGGCGCACGCGTACGCGGGAATCCGTCGCAGATCTATGAGAAGTATCAGCAACTGGCCCGCGATGCGGGCTCGGCCGGTGACCGCGTGGGGGCAGAAAACTATCTGCAGCATGCGGAGCATTATTACCGATTGATGGCTGCCGCCGCCGCGAAGAACGAGCAACGCAGCGGCTCGGATGACGGGGCGCGGGAAGACTCATCTCGCGATGATTCATCTCGCGATGATTCATCACGCAACGATCCGCCGCGTGAATCGAGCCGCGATTCGAACCGCGATTCGGGCAACGGTCATGGATCCTTTGTCGAGAACTTGCAGGCCGAAGATACGGACACCGACGGTGATGGCGCAGGTGCCGCATCGAAGGGCGAGAAGGCAGACGATGCCGGTTCACGCTCGAATGGTCGCAAGCGGCGCTCGCGTCGCAGCAACGGCCGCACGGCTGCGGCAAACGGCAATGCGGATTCCGACGGTAATGTCGCCGATGACTCTGCAAGCAAGTCAGACGATACGGATGGCAACGACGACGGCGAGACCGTGACGGCCTAG
- a CDS encoding MOSC domain-containing protein, which yields MNASISEIRSYPVKGLSGLILPRASLTEGQTIKDDRRFALGRPGFAFDTENPVWMPKTNFLALVRDEKLAELEAEFDSAADRLTLRRKARIVVSASLSTPEGRAKVEAFFSEFLTDEIDGPPTLLEAGNHSFSDLDAKVISLVNLDSIAALGASIDADIDARRFRANVYFDGVPPWSEFDWLDRRIQIGSAVAEVVKRIRRCAATNVNPDTATRDMNLPGALQKDWGHADMGVYARIVEPGEIRPGDPIAPH from the coding sequence ATGAACGCCAGTATCTCAGAAATTCGTAGCTACCCGGTTAAGGGCCTGTCGGGCCTCATTCTGCCCCGTGCAAGCCTGACAGAAGGGCAAACAATCAAGGATGACCGGCGGTTTGCGCTCGGTCGACCCGGATTCGCATTCGACACGGAAAACCCGGTCTGGATGCCGAAAACCAACTTCCTGGCGCTTGTGCGCGATGAAAAACTGGCGGAACTGGAAGCCGAGTTCGATTCCGCGGCGGATCGACTTACCCTGCGCCGGAAGGCCCGGATCGTCGTCTCCGCAAGCCTTTCCACGCCCGAGGGCCGCGCGAAGGTCGAGGCATTCTTCAGCGAATTTCTCACCGACGAAATCGACGGGCCACCGACTCTACTCGAGGCCGGCAACCATAGTTTCTCCGATCTCGACGCGAAGGTGATCTCGCTGGTCAATCTCGACAGTATCGCCGCGCTGGGCGCATCCATCGACGCCGACATCGACGCGCGCCGGTTTCGGGCAAACGTCTATTTCGACGGTGTACCCCCATGGTCGGAATTCGACTGGTTGGACCGCAGGATTCAAATCGGCAGCGCCGTCGCCGAGGTCGTCAAACGCATTCGGCGATGTGCCGCGACCAACGTCAATCCTGATACGGCCACGCGCGACATGAACCTTCCCGGTGCCCTGCAAAAGGATTGGGGCCATGCCGATATGGGGGTCTATGCGCGGATCGTCGAACCGGGCGAAATCCGACCGGGAGACCCGATCGCGCCGCACTGA
- the clpB gene encoding ATP-dependent chaperone ClpB, translating into MNFEKYTERARGFVQVAQDLAQRSAHQQLVPEHLLKALLDDEEGLCANLIRAAGGDAAGAEQAVELALGKLPKVEGQGAGQIYLSQETSRILSAAQDVADKAGDSFVTVERLLLAVALATGTNAAKILADANVTPQALNEAINALRKGRTADSATAENAYEALAKYTRDLTAAARDGKLDPVIGRDEEIRRTIQVLARRTKNNPVLIGEPGVGKTAIVEGLALRIINGDVPESLRDKRLLSLDMGALIAGAKFRGEFEERLKAVLEEVGSAAGEIVLFIDEMHTIVGAGAAEGSMDASNMLKPALARGELHCVGATTLDEYRKHVEKDAALARRFQPVFVSEPTVADTISILRGLKEKYELHHGVRITDSALVSAATLSNRYITDRFLPDKAIDLVDEAASRLRMEVDSKPEEIDELDRRIIQLKIEREALKKESDKASKDRLEVLEEDLGELEARSADLTFVWQAEKEKLAGTQKIKEQLDAARLELEQAQRVGNLERAGELAYGRIPDLERAVAEANEAPDGNMLDEEVTDSHIAGVVSRWTGVPVDKMLEGERERLLEMEAMLGARVIGQGEAIGAISNAVRRARAGLQDPDRPIGSFLFLGPTGVGKTELTKALAEFMFDDEHAMVRVDMSEYMEKHAVARLIGAPPGYVGYEEGGALTEAVRRRPYQVILFDEIEKAHPDVFNVLLQVLDDGRLTDGQGRTVDFKNTLIILTSNLGSEHLANQPDGEDTGQVREAVMEVVRGAFRPEFLNRLDEVLLFHRLTRDQMSGIVEIQLAHLRRLLEDRKIGLDLDDAATAWLANAGYDPVYGARPLKRVIQRYLQNPLATMLLEGTIVDGEVVRVGAGADGLVINGEVVQAEAA; encoded by the coding sequence ATGAATTTCGAGAAATATACCGAACGCGCGCGCGGATTCGTTCAGGTCGCGCAGGATCTGGCGCAACGCAGTGCGCATCAGCAATTGGTGCCGGAGCATCTGTTGAAGGCCCTGCTCGACGACGAGGAGGGTTTGTGCGCCAACCTTATCCGGGCCGCCGGCGGCGATGCCGCAGGCGCGGAGCAGGCTGTCGAGCTGGCGCTCGGCAAACTTCCCAAGGTCGAGGGTCAAGGCGCCGGACAGATTTACCTGTCCCAGGAAACCAGCCGCATCTTGAGCGCCGCACAGGATGTCGCCGACAAGGCAGGTGACAGCTTCGTCACGGTCGAGCGACTTCTGCTGGCCGTTGCCCTGGCGACGGGAACCAATGCGGCAAAAATCCTGGCTGATGCGAATGTCACGCCGCAGGCGTTGAACGAGGCGATCAATGCGTTGCGCAAGGGTCGGACAGCCGACAGCGCCACGGCGGAAAATGCCTATGAGGCCCTGGCCAAATACACCCGTGACCTGACTGCGGCGGCCCGCGACGGCAAGCTCGATCCCGTGATCGGCCGCGACGAGGAAATTCGCCGGACGATTCAGGTTCTCGCACGGCGAACCAAGAACAACCCGGTGCTTATTGGTGAGCCGGGCGTCGGCAAGACCGCCATTGTCGAAGGGCTCGCCCTGCGTATCATCAATGGCGATGTACCCGAAAGCCTGCGCGACAAGCGGCTGCTGTCGCTCGACATGGGTGCGCTGATCGCCGGGGCGAAGTTCCGTGGTGAGTTCGAGGAACGCCTCAAGGCGGTGCTCGAAGAGGTCGGCTCGGCGGCCGGTGAGATCGTGCTGTTCATCGACGAGATGCACACGATTGTTGGCGCCGGTGCGGCCGAGGGTTCAATGGATGCCTCCAACATGCTCAAGCCCGCCCTGGCGCGCGGCGAGCTGCATTGTGTAGGTGCAACGACGTTGGACGAGTATCGAAAGCATGTCGAGAAGGACGCGGCCCTGGCTCGACGCTTTCAGCCGGTCTTTGTCTCCGAACCGACCGTGGCGGATACGATTTCGATCCTGCGCGGCCTGAAGGAGAAGTACGAGCTTCATCACGGTGTGCGGATTACCGATTCCGCGCTTGTCTCGGCGGCAACATTGTCCAACCGCTATATCACTGACCGGTTTCTGCCGGACAAGGCGATCGACCTCGTCGATGAGGCCGCATCCCGGTTGCGGATGGAAGTCGATTCGAAACCCGAGGAGATCGATGAACTCGACCGCCGCATCATCCAGCTCAAGATCGAGCGTGAAGCGCTGAAGAAGGAAAGCGACAAGGCTTCCAAGGACCGGCTGGAGGTGCTGGAGGAAGATCTCGGCGAGCTCGAAGCCAGGTCGGCGGATCTCACCTTTGTCTGGCAGGCGGAGAAGGAGAAACTTGCCGGGACCCAGAAAATCAAGGAGCAGCTCGATGCCGCGCGACTCGAGTTGGAACAGGCGCAGCGTGTCGGCAACCTGGAACGCGCGGGTGAACTGGCCTATGGGCGGATTCCCGACCTGGAGCGCGCCGTGGCCGAGGCCAATGAGGCGCCGGACGGCAACATGCTCGACGAGGAAGTGACGGATTCCCATATCGCCGGCGTGGTCTCACGCTGGACGGGTGTGCCCGTGGACAAGATGCTCGAAGGCGAGCGGGAGCGGTTGCTGGAGATGGAAGCCATGCTCGGTGCCCGGGTCATCGGGCAGGGTGAGGCGATCGGCGCCATCTCCAACGCGGTGCGTCGCGCGCGCGCCGGGCTGCAGGACCCGGATCGGCCGATCGGGTCGTTCCTGTTCCTCGGGCCGACCGGCGTCGGCAAGACCGAACTGACCAAGGCGCTTGCCGAGTTCATGTTCGACGACGAGCACGCAATGGTTCGCGTGGATATGTCGGAGTATATGGAAAAGCACGCGGTGGCCCGCCTCATCGGTGCACCGCCGGGATATGTCGGCTACGAAGAGGGTGGCGCCCTGACCGAAGCCGTCCGGCGACGGCCGTATCAGGTCATCCTGTTCGACGAGATCGAGAAGGCCCATCCCGACGTCTTCAATGTGTTGCTGCAGGTGCTGGATGATGGTCGGCTGACCGACGGACAGGGACGCACGGTCGACTTCAAGAACACGCTGATCATCCTGACGTCGAATTTGGGCAGTGAGCATCTCGCCAACCAGCCAGATGGCGAGGATACGGGTCAGGTCCGCGAGGCGGTAATGGAAGTCGTCCGCGGTGCCTTTCGGCCTGAATTCCTCAACCGCCTGGACGAAGTGCTACTGTTCCATCGCCTGACGCGCGACCAGATGTCCGGCATCGTGGAGATCCAGCTGGCCCATCTCCGGCGCCTGCTTGAAGACCGCAAGATCGGTCTTGATCTGGACGATGCGGCGACCGCCTGGTTGGCGAACGCCGGATATGACCCGGTCTATGGCGCGCGACCGCTCAAGCGGGTCATCCAGCGGTATCTCCAGAATCCGTTGGCGACGATGCTGCTCGAGGGCACGATTGTGGACGGTGAAGTGGTCCGGGTGGGCGCCGGCGCCGACGGCCTCGTCATCAATGGCGAGGTCGTGCAGGCCGAAGCGGCCTGA
- a CDS encoding sigma-70 family RNA polymerase sigma factor: MKRSSFERVEMHIPNLRRYALVLLRHDEPRADDLVQDCLERAMSRWHLWKRPGNLRGWLFTILHNIYVNDVARAVARPDVVEIQDYFPAMAVPPNQADRIQLREVTAAIQDLPDTQRQTLLLVTMEGFSYDETADITGVPIGTVMSRLSRAREKVRAASWGETRDSGRSIT, encoded by the coding sequence ATGAAACGCAGTTCGTTCGAGCGCGTCGAGATGCATATACCCAACCTGCGCCGTTATGCGCTGGTGCTGTTGCGTCATGACGAGCCGCGGGCGGACGACCTGGTTCAGGATTGTCTCGAACGCGCGATGAGCCGCTGGCATCTTTGGAAGCGGCCCGGGAATTTGCGCGGCTGGCTGTTCACCATTCTGCACAATATCTATGTCAATGACGTGGCGCGGGCCGTGGCGCGGCCGGATGTCGTCGAAATCCAGGATTATTTCCCGGCGATGGCGGTGCCGCCCAACCAGGCGGACCGGATTCAGCTCCGCGAGGTGACCGCGGCTATTCAGGATCTGCCCGACACCCAGCGCCAGACCCTGTTGCTGGTGACGATGGAGGGCTTCAGTTACGACGAAACGGCGGACATCACCGGCGTTCCCATCGGGACGGTAATGTCTCGCTTGTCGCGCGCGCGAGAGAAGGTGCGGGCGGCAAGTTGGGGGGAAACGCGAGACAGTGGACGGAGCATAACGTGA
- a CDS encoding anti-sigma factor yields MSDLPEIPTEDEIQALVDGRLDPGRRAEVEAWLSANPDEAMRVAEFRAISSAVERVYDPLLERQIPARLQNIGASAPVRSPIWHVAAMVALIAVGAAGGWFANDAVSTGEDPNVSLARGAVKAHQMYAREVRHAVEVPASEEAHLVAWLSKRLDAPLLAPNLDGEGYRLVGGRLLPASESGPAAQFMYEAESGERLTLYVEQNLAGGETAFRFTEYDDVSAFWWKDGPLAYVLIGQGARDRLLSLARATYQELNP; encoded by the coding sequence GTGAGCGATCTTCCCGAAATTCCCACCGAGGATGAGATACAGGCGCTGGTGGATGGCCGCCTCGATCCCGGTCGTCGCGCCGAGGTTGAGGCCTGGTTGTCCGCGAACCCCGATGAGGCCATGCGGGTCGCGGAGTTCCGCGCCATTTCGAGCGCCGTCGAGCGAGTTTATGACCCTCTTTTGGAACGGCAGATTCCGGCACGACTCCAGAATATCGGCGCGTCGGCGCCGGTCCGCAGCCCGATCTGGCATGTGGCGGCGATGGTCGCGCTGATTGCTGTGGGCGCCGCCGGTGGCTGGTTTGCGAATGATGCGGTGAGTACGGGTGAGGACCCGAATGTCAGTCTGGCGCGTGGTGCGGTGAAAGCGCATCAGATGTATGCGCGCGAAGTACGCCATGCCGTCGAGGTGCCGGCGAGCGAGGAAGCCCATCTGGTCGCCTGGCTTTCAAAGCGCCTGGACGCGCCGTTGCTGGCACCCAACCTGGATGGTGAGGGTTATCGGCTCGTGGGGGGACGTCTCCTGCCGGCGTCCGAATCCGGTCCGGCGGCACAATTCATGTACGAAGCGGAATCGGGTGAGCGGCTCACGCTTTATGTCGAGCAGAACCTGGCGGGGGGTGAGACGGCGTTCCGTTTTACCGAGTATGACGATGTCTCGGCGTTCTGGTGGAAGGACGGGCCGCTGGCCTATGTGCTGATCGGTCAGGGCGCGCGTGACCGCCTGCTGTCACTGGCCCGCGCGACCTATCAGGAACTTAATCCGTAA
- a CDS encoding M23 family metallopeptidase — MKFDLRNKPALAALAAAVILLPAGAFVFGSLSGTDPVPQVSSTATAATPPAIPAPVVEPEPLGPLIHTVEIENGDNLMDVLVKAGAKRADAHTAIQSLKGVYDPRRDLRVGDELQITLGPLTDPVAETPADAPDYTLSSLRLPVTYDREVEVERADDSFVAREIELPLTTEFVRVTGVIDSSLFVNGRDAGIPISVLIELIRIYSFDVDFQRDIWNGDAFEIMFERQRNEDDAVVNNGEIHYAKLTLRGTDLPFYRFETSKGTIDYFNEKGESVRKALMKTPLDGARLSSRFGKRKHPILGYTRLHAGVDFAAPTGTPIYAAGDGTVEVARVNGGYGKYIRIRHNGTYATAYAHLNGYARGISSGKRVRQGQVIGYVGTTGRSTGPHLHYEIHRDGKQINPLGLKLPSGEKLKGDRLATFQSLRESVDARFASLAAPALTAGGDHSLTD; from the coding sequence TTGAAGTTCGACCTGCGCAATAAACCTGCCCTGGCGGCACTCGCGGCGGCCGTGATCCTGCTTCCCGCAGGCGCATTTGTTTTTGGCAGCCTCAGCGGAACCGACCCCGTCCCACAGGTTTCATCGACCGCTACAGCGGCGACCCCGCCCGCCATTCCAGCCCCCGTCGTAGAGCCGGAACCGCTCGGCCCCTTGATCCACACCGTGGAAATCGAAAACGGCGACAATCTGATGGACGTGCTCGTCAAGGCGGGGGCGAAACGCGCCGACGCCCACACGGCGATCCAGTCCCTGAAGGGCGTCTACGATCCGCGCCGCGATTTGCGGGTCGGCGACGAACTGCAAATCACTCTCGGCCCGTTAACTGACCCCGTGGCCGAAACCCCCGCCGATGCGCCCGACTACACGCTTTCATCCCTGCGTCTGCCTGTGACCTATGACCGAGAGGTCGAGGTTGAACGCGCGGACGACAGTTTCGTCGCCCGGGAAATAGAGCTGCCGCTGACGACGGAATTCGTCCGCGTTACCGGCGTGATCGATTCGAGCCTTTTCGTGAACGGACGCGACGCCGGTATCCCGATTTCGGTTCTGATCGAACTGATTCGAATCTACAGCTTCGACGTCGATTTCCAGCGCGACATCTGGAACGGCGATGCCTTCGAAATCATGTTCGAACGCCAGCGCAACGAAGACGATGCCGTCGTCAACAACGGTGAAATCCATTACGCCAAGCTTACCCTGCGCGGCACCGATCTGCCCTTCTATCGGTTCGAAACCTCGAAAGGGACGATCGACTATTTCAACGAAAAGGGTGAAAGCGTGCGCAAGGCGTTGATGAAGACACCGCTCGACGGCGCACGCCTGTCGTCACGCTTCGGCAAACGAAAACATCCGATCCTGGGATATACCCGCCTGCACGCGGGCGTGGATTTCGCGGCGCCCACGGGTACGCCGATCTATGCCGCCGGCGACGGCACCGTCGAGGTCGCCCGGGTCAATGGCGGCTACGGCAAGTATATCCGCATCCGCCACAACGGCACCTACGCCACCGCCTACGCCCATCTGAACGGATACGCGCGTGGCATCAGTTCCGGAAAGCGCGTGCGGCAGGGGCAGGTCATTGGATATGTCGGGACGACCGGCCGGTCCACAGGGCCACATCTACACTACGAAATTCATCGCGACGGCAAGCAGATCAACCCCCTGGGGCTCAAGCTGCCGAGCGGCGAAAAGCTCAAGGGTGACCGTCTCGCAACGTTCCAGAGCCTGCGTGAATCCGTGGACGCGCGCTTCGCGTCTCTGGCGGCACCCGCGCTTACGGCGGGCGGCGACCACTCGCTTACGGATTAA
- a CDS encoding MATE family efflux transporter, whose product MTESAPTGLSDRLRRGPYGRIWQLSWPTILSNLTVPMLGAVDTAVMGHLPDPAFIGGVAVGAMIFSFLYWGFGFLRMGTTGFVAQAHGRGDGDEVRAVLARALLIGLVAAVVLLVLQHPLRLGALHILDAAPDVERLAQSYFDTRIWGAPATLANYAILGWMLGMQFARAALLVQIVINGLNAALDIWFVVDLGWGIEGVALATALAQYTGAILGLVLIALRLRRIDGIWDRVRIFDLVELTSLFRVSRDIFIRTLAMIFAWSLLTWTGARMGTNVLAANALLMNFQSFLAHGLDGFAHATSALVGEAVGARNRRLLRDTVVAATFMAGCVAIAYAVVYAVFGAHLLALLTDIQPLREFAGGFLPWMALSPLLSVWSYQLDGIFIGATRAAEMRNAMIVSVALYTVAIFTLPAYMGNHGLWASVMLFMVLRALTLALFYPRVERMVAE is encoded by the coding sequence GTGACCGAATCCGCACCCACAGGATTGTCTGATCGTCTGCGCCGTGGCCCCTATGGCCGCATCTGGCAACTCTCCTGGCCGACGATCCTTTCGAACCTGACAGTCCCCATGCTCGGCGCGGTCGACACGGCCGTCATGGGCCACCTGCCCGACCCGGCCTTTATCGGCGGTGTCGCGGTCGGCGCCATGATCTTCTCGTTTCTCTACTGGGGTTTCGGCTTCCTGCGTATGGGCACAACCGGGTTTGTCGCCCAGGCGCACGGGCGCGGCGACGGCGATGAAGTCCGCGCCGTGCTCGCGCGCGCACTCCTGATCGGCCTGGTCGCCGCCGTTGTTCTCCTGGTTCTGCAGCACCCCCTACGATTGGGCGCTTTGCACATACTCGATGCCGCACCGGATGTTGAGCGGCTCGCCCAGAGCTACTTCGACACCCGCATCTGGGGCGCCCCGGCGACTCTCGCCAACTACGCGATTCTGGGCTGGATGCTCGGTATGCAGTTCGCACGCGCCGCGTTGCTGGTTCAGATCGTTATCAACGGCCTGAATGCCGCGCTCGATATCTGGTTCGTCGTCGATCTGGGATGGGGGATCGAGGGGGTCGCGCTGGCCACCGCGCTGGCCCAGTACACGGGCGCAATCCTGGGTCTGGTGCTGATCGCATTGCGGCTCCGGCGCATCGACGGGATCTGGGACCGGGTACGAATTTTCGATCTCGTGGAACTCACCAGCCTGTTCCGGGTCAGCCGCGATATCTTCATCCGCACCCTCGCGATGATTTTCGCCTGGTCCCTCCTGACCTGGACCGGCGCGCGGATGGGCACCAACGTGCTCGCCGCCAACGCCTTGCTGATGAACTTCCAGTCGTTTCTGGCGCACGGCCTGGACGGCTTCGCGCACGCCACGTCTGCGCTCGTCGGCGAAGCTGTCGGCGCACGAAACCGCCGCCTCTTGCGTGATACTGTCGTGGCGGCGACATTCATGGCGGGCTGTGTGGCCATCGCCTACGCGGTCGTATATGCCGTTTTCGGCGCCCATCTGCTCGCGCTTCTGACCGACATCCAACCCCTGCGCGAATTCGCCGGCGGTTTCCTGCCCTGGATGGCATTGTCGCCTCTGTTGTCGGTGTGGTCGTACCAGCTCGATGGCATTTTCATCGGCGCCACGCGTGCAGCCGAAATGCGCAATGCCATGATCGTTTCCGTGGCGCTCTACACGGTCGCCATCTTCACCCTGCCTGCATACATGGGTAATCACGGCCTATGGGCGTCCGTCATGCTGTTCATGGTGCTGCGCGCCCTGACGCTGGCGCTGTTCTATCCGCGGGTCGAGCGAATGGTGGCGGAATAG
- a CDS encoding gamma-glutamyltransferase family protein, whose product MFTTRPEIRGTHGMVASTHYLASMAGWRMFEIGGNAFDAAVATGLALQIVHPYQNGPGGDLPIVLHDARTGKVEVICGQGVSPAAASIEAYRNLGLDLVPGTGLLAPCVPGAFGAWMLMLRDYGRLSLRDVLEPAIGYARDGYAVVPMMNTVIGGVEEMFRAAWPTSAETWLVNGEAPKVGSMHRTPVVGATYQRLLNEAEAAGGDREDTIEAARRVFYEGFIAEEIDEFCRTTEWVDSTGEAHGGLLTGDDMARWRATVEEPATYDYAGHTVCKPGVWSQGPVFLQQLALLKGFDIESMDPLGPEFMHTQIECAKLALADREAWYGDPVVNDVPIETLLSDAYNETRRAMVGDEASLEFQPGAPDGRNPALAEFTIFDPHAAAASAPGAGEPNAAQAGVGEPNAAPSSSNGDTVHCDTADRDGNMVACMPSGGWLQSSPTIPSLGFCLGTRAQMFWLQQGFATTLQPGIRPRTTLSPTLAMRDGAPSLAFGTPGGDAQDQWALTMFLRHIHHGYDLQAAIDAPNFHTDHLPSSFYPRTFQPGEVKAEGRFADATIAAMRERGHRVTMVGDWASGRMTAVGRERGAHGWFLKGAAHPRFQEAYAVGR is encoded by the coding sequence ATGTTTACCACACGACCCGAAATCCGTGGCACCCACGGTATGGTCGCTTCGACCCATTATCTCGCCTCGATGGCGGGTTGGCGCATGTTCGAGATCGGCGGAAACGCGTTCGACGCCGCGGTCGCGACCGGGCTCGCATTGCAGATCGTCCATCCCTATCAGAACGGCCCGGGCGGCGACTTGCCGATCGTGCTGCACGATGCGCGCACCGGCAAGGTCGAAGTGATCTGCGGTCAGGGCGTATCGCCGGCCGCGGCGAGCATCGAGGCCTACCGCAATCTCGGCCTGGACCTGGTTCCCGGCACCGGCCTGCTCGCACCCTGTGTGCCCGGCGCCTTCGGCGCCTGGATGCTGATGTTGCGCGACTATGGCCGTCTGTCCCTGCGCGATGTGCTCGAACCCGCAATCGGGTATGCCCGCGACGGGTATGCCGTGGTTCCGATGATGAATACGGTCATCGGCGGCGTCGAGGAGATGTTCCGTGCCGCCTGGCCCACGTCTGCCGAGACGTGGCTGGTCAACGGCGAAGCGCCGAAGGTCGGCAGCATGCATCGCACGCCGGTAGTCGGCGCAACCTACCAGCGCCTGCTGAACGAGGCCGAAGCCGCCGGCGGCGACCGCGAAGATACGATCGAGGCGGCCCGGCGCGTGTTCTACGAGGGTTTCATCGCAGAGGAGATCGATGAATTTTGCCGGACCACCGAATGGGTCGATTCGACCGGCGAGGCCCATGGCGGCTTGCTGACCGGCGACGACATGGCGCGCTGGCGGGCGACCGTCGAGGAACCGGCTACCTATGACTATGCGGGCCACACGGTCTGCAAACCCGGTGTGTGGAGCCAGGGACCGGTGTTTCTGCAACAACTGGCGCTGCTCAAGGGCTTCGACATTGAATCCATGGACCCGCTCGGCCCCGAATTCATGCACACCCAGATTGAGTGCGCGAAGCTCGCGCTCGCCGACCGGGAAGCCTGGTACGGCGATCCCGTGGTCAACGATGTGCCGATCGAGACGCTGCTCTCGGACGCGTACAACGAGACGCGCCGCGCCATGGTGGGCGACGAAGCCTCGCTGGAGTTCCAGCCCGGCGCACCGGACGGTCGCAACCCCGCGCTTGCCGAGTTCACGATTTTCGATCCCCACGCGGCGGCCGCATCGGCACCGGGCGCGGGCGAACCCAATGCCGCACAAGCCGGTGTGGGAGAACCCAACGCCGCGCCCAGCAGTTCCAATGGCGACACGGTGCATTGCGACACCGCGGACCGGGACGGCAACATGGTCGCCTGCATGCCCAGCGGCGGATGGCTGCAATCCTCGCCGACGATCCCGTCGCTCGGCTTCTGCCTCGGCACGCGGGCCCAGATGTTCTGGCTCCAGCAGGGGTTCGCGACGACCCTGCAGCCCGGCATCCGCCCACGCACCACGCTCAGTCCGACACTTGCCATGCGCGACGGCGCGCCGTCGCTCGCTTTCGGCACCCCGGGCGGCGACGCTCAGGACCAGTGGGCACTGACCATGTTCCTGCGCCATATCCATCACGGATATGACCTGCAGGCCGCCATCGACGCGCCCAATTTCCATACCGATCACCTGCCCTCGAGCTTCTACCCCCGCACTTTCCAGCCCGGGGAGGTCAAGGCGGAGGGGCGCTTTGCCGACGCCACCATTGCCGCCATGCGCGAACGCGGTCACCGGGTGACCATGGTCGGCGATTGGGCATCCGGCCGGATGACCGCCGTCGGTCGCGAACGTGGCGCACATGGCTGGTTCCTGAAGGGGGCTGCGCATCCACGGTTCCAGGAAGCCTACGCCGTTGGCCGGTAG
- the dgcN gene encoding N-acetyltransferase DgcN, translating to MQIDHPYLMFLGDAADQLAAKTAQGIVHWRRDWCVGQLRLENCNADLGLPDMTIDAAAAAGVRTMVIGVANRGGVIGEHWVSTILQAIEAGMDVASGLHARIADIPDVAAAAVANGAQLFDVRHPSQTFDVGTGARRQGKRLLAVGTDCSVGKMYTALAVDAEMRQRGMDCDFRATGQTGIFIAGSGVSVDAVVSDFISGATEWLAPANAPGHWDLVEGQGSLFHPSYAGVTMGLVHGAQPDALVLCHEPTRSHMRGLPHQALPDIGVCIDGHLAAARLTNPDAQCVGIAVNTSAMGEAGARADLLAGLSDRFGLPALDPVRDGVAPIVERLIQA from the coding sequence TTGCAGATCGACCACCCCTATCTGATGTTTCTCGGCGATGCCGCCGACCAACTGGCGGCGAAAACCGCGCAGGGCATCGTGCATTGGCGGCGCGACTGGTGTGTCGGCCAGTTGCGCCTCGAAAACTGCAATGCCGATCTCGGCCTGCCCGACATGACCATAGACGCGGCGGCCGCGGCGGGGGTGCGAACGATGGTGATCGGAGTCGCGAACCGGGGTGGCGTGATCGGCGAGCATTGGGTTTCGACCATTCTGCAGGCGATTGAAGCCGGCATGGATGTGGCCTCGGGCCTGCATGCGCGGATTGCCGATATTCCCGATGTCGCTGCGGCGGCGGTCGCAAACGGCGCGCAATTGTTCGATGTGCGCCATCCCAGCCAGACCTTCGATGTGGGAACGGGGGCGCGCCGGCAGGGCAAACGATTGCTGGCGGTCGGGACGGATTGCTCCGTCGGCAAGATGTACACCGCGTTGGCGGTGGATGCAGAGATGCGTCAGCGGGGCATGGATTGCGATTTTCGCGCGACGGGGCAGACGGGCATCTTCATCGCGGGATCGGGCGTCTCGGTCGACGCCGTGGTGTCGGACTTCATTTCGGGTGCGACCGAGTGGCTCGCCCCGGCCAATGCGCCGGGTCATTGGGACCTGGTCGAGGGGCAGGGATCGTTGTTTCATCCCTCCTATGCCGGGGTGACGATGGGGCTGGTGCATGGCGCCCAGCCCGATGCGCTGGTGCTGTGCCATGAACCGACGCGTAGCCATATGCGCGGTCTGCCACATCAGGCGTTGCCCGATATCGGGGTCTGCATTGACGGCCACCTGGCGGCGGCGCGGCTGACCAATCCGGATGCGCAATGTGTCGGGATCGCGGTGAATACGTCGGCGATGGGCGAGGCCGGCGCGCGAGCAGATCTGCTGGCGGGGCTTTCGGACCGGTTTGGGCTCCCGGCACTCGATCCGGTCCGCGATGGCGTGGCGCCGATCGTGGAACGGCTTATTCAGGCCTAG